TGTGCAAAATGAGTAAAATGTTTAAATGTACTTCAGTCAACGTGATAATTTCTTTATTGACCATTGAATCATGACATTACTGATGAAGGAGCATCACCCATGAATGCAACCAAAAAATGGCTCAAACGTATCAGTTTTGGAATGATCCTGTTATCCGGTTTAAGTATTATTGCTGTAGCGACAGCTATTTTCTTCTGGCAATCAACTGATTCAGGGCGTCTCCCTGCCAAAACTGCTGTCGTGTTGCATGCGATTAACAATAATCTTGTTCCACTCGATATTGAAATCGACATGCCGGCTTTTTTATCAGGATCACCGGCTCCGGGCAGTCCAGGTGTCAGAATGGTAAGAGAAGATTTATCAATTCCTGTGACTGATCATATCACCATTCCTGCAAGAGTCTACTATCCAAACACAGAAGGTCCCCATCCTATGGTCATGTATTATCACGGAGGGGCTTTCTTAGAGGGATATGGAAATTTGGATACGCATGACAACGTCATTCGATCCATTGCAAGAAGGACGAACAGTGTAGTTGTTGCACCTGCCTACCGTCTCGCCCCGGCATATGCTTTCCCGGCGGCAATAGAGGACAGTTATGCAGCAATGGAATGGGCTGTTGAGAACGCGGAACAATTTAACGGAAACCCTGAACAGTTAAATGTTGTTGGAGACAGTGCAGGTGGAAATATCGCTACGGTTATGACGATTATGGCAAGAGACAGAGATGGACCGGATATCCAATCTCAGGTTTTGATGTACCCATTGACAACATTTCTCGATGTGTCATTTGAATCAAGAAATCAGTATGACAGTGGTTATTTCCTGCTTTCCAGGGCTGTAATGTACCGAGCCAGAGATTTATACACTCCTCAGGAATTAATGTGGTCAAGTCCCTACACATCACCGCTTCATGCTTCGGACTTATCTGATCTACCTCCGGCTCTTGTTATAACGGCGGAGTTTGATCCACTTAGAGATGAAGGGGAGGCATATGCAGAGCGTTTATTTGAGGCGGGTTCACCCGTTATACTATCCCGATATGAAGGTGTTATGCACGCTTTTATTTCGTTTTATGAAATCATGGAAAGCGGAAGGGAAGGATTAACGCAAACCGCTCAATTTCTGAGACAAGTAAACAGTGGAAGACTGGACCCGGAACCATCATTCACTTTTGAGATCCGCGAGCCACCAGAAGGAATTGAGAGGATCCGAGATCAATCCGAAGCATTTGCAATTGGCGCATACCTTTTAGGGAGAACAGGAATGAACATATTATCGAAAGAATAAAAGGGACATTGAACATTGAAAGTTGGTGAATACTATGCAAAATAGAATAGATATGGCGAATTATATCGGAGAACGGGCTAAATCCTTACAAATTTCCGGAATCCGTCAGTTTTTTAATCGCGTGCAGCAGTATCCGGATGCGATCCAACTGACGTTGGGGATGCCGGACTTTAAAACCCCGGAGCATATTAAACGAGCGGCCTCTGAAGCGATTCAAAACAATCATACGACATATACACCGAATGCCGGAATTCTCTCATTAAGAAAAGCGGTCTCGG
This Salisediminibacterium beveridgei DNA region includes the following protein-coding sequences:
- a CDS encoding alpha/beta hydrolase produces the protein MNATKKWLKRISFGMILLSGLSIIAVATAIFFWQSTDSGRLPAKTAVVLHAINNNLVPLDIEIDMPAFLSGSPAPGSPGVRMVREDLSIPVTDHITIPARVYYPNTEGPHPMVMYYHGGAFLEGYGNLDTHDNVIRSIARRTNSVVVAPAYRLAPAYAFPAAIEDSYAAMEWAVENAEQFNGNPEQLNVVGDSAGGNIATVMTIMARDRDGPDIQSQVLMYPLTTFLDVSFESRNQYDSGYFLLSRAVMYRARDLYTPQELMWSSPYTSPLHASDLSDLPPALVITAEFDPLRDEGEAYAERLFEAGSPVILSRYEGVMHAFISFYEIMESGREGLTQTAQFLRQVNSGRLDPEPSFTFEIREPPEGIERIRDQSEAFAIGAYLLGRTGMNILSKE